In Carassius carassius chromosome 38, fCarCar2.1, whole genome shotgun sequence, the genomic stretch AGGACATCCAGACAGTACTACCGTGGTTATGCCCGCTCTGCAAGCGATCGGAGAAGCCGCCTCTGGATAAGGTGCTTCCCCTGCTCGCTTCCTTACAGCGGATTCGGGTTCGTCTTCCAGAGGGTGATGCTCTGCGATATGTGATTGAGAGAACGGTGCGCTGGCAACACAAAGTGCAGCAGGTTTCTCCTACACCGCATCCGAATGGAAAAGTGAGCTTATTATGTTAATTAGTttgaaaatcaattaaataatataaatataaatttctaTTTATATTCCATTCTATTAATATGATGCAGGTGAGACATATCTCTGGAATCGCATCATCTCAGACACTTGTTGGGAGCAATGGTTCTTTCTACATGCTGCAGCCTTGTATTCCTCTCAATGGCAAGTAAACCACACCAGATGTTTTTAATACACAGAGTGGTTGtaaatgtttgaatgaaaatattttggatTGTATAATGTGTTCTAGAACTTGGTGCTGAGTTGGAGGAGCTGTTGGTGGAAGGTCTTCTCCTGCAGGTGACTTTACCTGAGCTTCAGCAGCTTTATAGCAGCCTGCTCAGCAGGTTTTCACCATCCCAGCACTCCCTGCAGAGCAGCGAACATGATCACCAGTATCACATTGCTCAAGACAGAAGTCCACCTCACAGAAGCCCCCCACACAACAAGGAACCGGTGGGCAAACATTCCTAACTTGTTTACTAATCTTCCAATAGTATTAGTTTTGTAGCATTCCAAATTCCTCTGATTTAGACATTCCCAAAGGATTCCCAAACTTTGTCAAccgaaaaaaatatttattttatttgacatcattAATATCAATTGTTACATTCACGTTTATGGTTCTTTGATGTTAGttgatggtcacatgacatgctggtaaacaaaatatttaatcttttgtTAGAAGTTGTAAGAAAAAACATGTTTCTGTGGATGCCTAATTCTGCCTAATTCTGGGCAAATCATCATGCTTATCAATCATAATTATGATTAACTAACATGGAAGAAAAGAAAGTCAGTTAACATTTTGTAGTAATTCAAAATTAGGACTTATGAGATAAAATGTCCAAATCATGAtttaacaaaaatttttttttttttttttttttttttttcttcataaaggTGACAGGAATAAGCTCCACGTGCTTGGAGcttgatttgatttttaaaatatttatgtattttaaagttacatttttataatttaattattagcttttatcAACTCTCAAAACCAAGTCTAAGAAACCCCAATTTATAACCGGTTTAATGTGAAAATACTTCcaaataataattctaaatttTTTCTTCAGTAGTGAATTTGTTGTTaatctaattaaaatatatattttgatatttgtatGTTCTGTATGATTACAGTGTTGTGCTGTTAGTGTAGCAACAGAAGCCATGAAGTCACCTGAGTGCTATTCATGTGAACTTCTGCCTTCTTTTAGAAAGTCCAAATCAACTAATAACAAGGTTCCCTAACTGTTGAGGTGCTACTTAGTAGACCGCTGTTTATGTAGGCAGCGAGACGGCTCAATAAGTTTCAGAAGGGAGCTTTCGACAGATTTTGAtgtaatttgtttgtttaatctAGGATGGGGTGTCCGAAACCAAGAAGGAACCCGAAAAGCTTGAGAAGAACAGCAAACGTCATCTAGAGAAAGAGAATAAAGAAGGGCAGCACAGAGACAAGATAAAGAAGCCCAAGAAAAAGAAGCCTAAAATGAAGAAAGAAAGGAGACGAGAGGAGAAACAAACCCCCTCCCCCTCCAACTCCCTTTCTGATCTATCGTATTCAGACGACTCCGAGGAGGATTGGTCTGTGTGCTCTGCAAAGCAGTGTCAACAGCCAGAAGGAAACGAGGTTAGTTCTGGCATAATTTAAATACTTGAGGCTTTGTTTTCTTATCCACTGCATTATTCTTGCTTCTACAATTGGGTTATTGTGAGTCTCTCTTTGCCTGCATGAATAATTGATGCTGTTTCTCATCCTCACAGGTAAACTGGGTCCAGTGTGATGGCAGCTGTAACCAGTGGTTCCACCAGATTTGTGTGGGAGTGTCTGCTGAGCAGGCTGAGAAAGAGGACTACATATGCGTCAGCTGCGCAATAAACAATCTGACGGCATGAGGACCAAAATCATGTTTTTCGAAGGATAGTCAACAGGCTCCTCGTTTTGCACATAAGTTACATCACCAAGAATGCACCAGATATCATCCTCTTACTGAATCCCGCTTCCTCTGCTCCCTTGGTGCTACTGCCTTCTTGATAGGACtgttaacaaaaaaaatctgtatgattctgctttttttttttttttttttttttttttgaagatttccTTCTATAAAATTGTATTTCTTCTCTAGAGAACGTGATGCATAGATGTACCTCAGGGGTTTCCATCCCATAAATGCAAAACAATGGGGAATTTCAACTTCCCCAAAtgtatttgttcatatttattgttttatttatttttttctttccccaGTCACCTTTAGAATTTTTCAATCTGGGCTATTTACACCAAATAATATTAATTGGACTTAACACAATGGTCTAAAATTATTTTTGGAACCCACTGTTTTGGTACACGTgtctaatataaaatattatttatttatcccaGCATTAACCCTGCTGGTTACCCTGATTTTCAGTAGCTTGAGATCTGCTCTGATCTGTTGCTTGACGCATTAGAATGGTTTGTACAGAATCCTAATGTAGGTTGTCAGACAAAAGAGATGTAGCAGGCAGAAGAAAAAGCTGTGTGAAATATACTTTGTGATGTATACTGTGGCTTTCTTTAAAATTCAAAACAGATCTTTCCGATGCTAATTCAATTGTGGAATAAAATGGTTTGTTCTCACCTATAAATACTGCTCTACTTCTGATATCATGACCCCTTCGTGTCTTTATTTATGCAACTCAATACGAGTATCACGTAGATCTGAGCATAATTTGGCGACCAAGTAAAAAATGCAGTTCAGTATAGCTGTTCAACCTCCATTCCTGTGGATGGAGCCATTATGGTCATGAAAGCGCCAATGATTCACGAATGGCAGCATTTCATCGTTTCATAGTCCCTCCCTAAACGTGCATTGGCGCGCTGTGCGTGCATCCTTACGTCGGGTCCCCGGTCCTCTCTCCGTTAGCCTCGGCAAGACTGGCGAAAATATGGCGGGTATGAACGCGTCGGGTCCCGGCCCGGTTTCGACTCTCGACCAGGTCGATAAAGGACTGAAGGAGACTCTTATAGACGCGCTAAACGCCATTCTGTCGCCGGTGCAAGAAGTGCGTTCTGCAGCGGAGGAGCGCATTAAAGTGTTGGAAGTGACGGAGGGTAAGAAGTGACGCGAGATGCTGCCCCAACATGCATGACACCATGTGAAGTGCAGAGTTTTACACATGGGCCACTCGCTTTTTCATTTCGGGTGAACGGTTGCTGATTTTATGATGCTTGTCGGCCGTGTTTATCACTCATGCCGTCACGGTGAATTTGTCAACGAATTGGCTTGAGTTGGGGAGGCGAAAGCAAGTGCATCCGAGTCCAACATGTTCCCGCATTTTCAGTTGATGGTTGTGGAGTCAAATGTAAAGATTATAATTGAGAAGTTTGGTTCTGTCGATCTGTATTTAGTCagtttcacttttaaaatcaCTCACATGATGGTAATTCCGTGTTGATAAATACGCGTCATCTTTCTGAGAATATGTAAGTTCTTCAGCGATAGTTTAAGGTTTGGTGTCGGAGTGTCTTTATCAATATTAATTCAGAGTAACGTTATCCTTTATCATCAAGGTCTACGTTACATCACCCAGTATTTCTAAAGTTCAGGTATTGCTTAGAGTTTTGTGGATCTCTCGGGAGAACAAGAGCAGAATTTTGTTTCTGTGGCTAGATGTGAGTCAGAAGCTTtggccaaaaataaaatgtccaaGTTTAAGAATCAGTAACTGGAAAGCCATATGATTTGACTACAAAAATGTCTTTTTGTACCCAGtatttgatatatttcataacaTTTTCGACATTAAAGTAGGCTACTCCCTTCACTTTTAGAGTGAATTGTACATAATTGTAGCAGAGATATTGTTGTAGTTGAAGATCCATAATTGTTTATATTAAGAATTTGTTTCTTTACTTTTATTGAATAGAATTGAAGTACACAACCTTTTAAAGGGTTGAGGtcggtaagaattttttttttttcgtttttaaaagtcaccaaaactgcatttattaaaaaatactgaaataaaatctgTAACTGTAAAgtactattacaatttaagataactgttttctattttcattactctgtggtggcaaagctcaattaaatccttcagaaataataataatatgctgatttggcgctCAAGAAAAAATATCTTATCATTGTCAATACTGAAAACACTTGTGTcctggttttcacaaaaaaaatattaagcagcacatttttggggggttctttgatgaataggaagttcaaaagaacagcatttacttgaaacagAAATCCtcagtaacattataaatgttcttagtgtaacttttgatcaatgtaatgtatccttgctgaataaaagtattagattctttaaaaataaatcttattgaCCCAGAATCTTTCAACAGTAGTTTAGTTACGGACTGTATATTATATGCTTTTAAGTCTAGAAAGAAAACATGCCCACATAAAGGTAGAAATGCCCTTGAAAATCAGTTGGCCAGTTTAACCCAGCAGGTCGCTGACTGTGGCCTCTCTCTCAGGGTTCTTCTGTGTGTCGAGCGTCAGCAGTAACATTGTCTGTTGGCCACCAGTCTCTCATTGAGCTAAATCCATGGATGATGAAAGATCTGGTGAATGAAGCATGATTTTTTGATCGTGCTCATCTGACTTGGCTTCCAATTCATTTGTGGTCTTAGCTTGTTAGCTTATTGATAATCAGACATATTTTTGGTTTTGCTTAAACTACACCCATATTTATTTGTAAACAGCTTTTTTTGCACCTGTTTTGTAGAGTTTGGCGTTCACCTTGCAGAGCTCACTGTCGACCCACACGGAGCACTTGCTATTCGCCAAGTAAGACTAGATATTTTCAGTATAAATGAGCAGATAAACAAGTATTTGATTCTTACTGTTAAATTTGCTTAATTTGTTTGCTATATGTCTCTTGTAGTTGGCCTCTGTCATTCTGAAGCAGTATGTTGAGACACACTGGTGTGCCCAGTCAGAGAAATACAGGCCCCCAGAGACGACTGAATGGGTAAGAACTGCATATTTATGATTAGATGTGATGTTATCTGAGATATGGCATTATGTTAGTTAGTTTCCCATATCCCTTTCTGTTCAGGCCAAAGCTGCGATCCGTGAGCTTCTCCCAAGTGGTTTGCGGGAGGCCATCAGTAAGGTGCGCTCCAGCGTGGCCTACGCAGTGTCTGCTATTGCACACTGGGACTGGCCTGAAGCTTGGCCTGGGCTCTTCAAGCTCCTCATGGACATGCTGGCCAGTGGGGATGTTAACGCTGTACACGGCGCCATGAGGGTCCTCACAGGTAATGACTCTGAACATCTACACCTTTTCCTCACAGTTACAACAAGTGACAATGTTTTTGCGATGTTACTGAGCCACATATTATCATGCATTTCATAGAATTTACCCGAGAGGTGACTGATGTACAGATGCCGGATGTTGCACCTGTCATTTTGCCTCAAATGTACAAGATTTTTACCATGGCAGAGGTATTATACTCAGCTGAAAAACAGAGTACAGTCCTTGCTTTTGAGACAGTCGTGTGTAATGTATGTTATTGACAATATTATTGTTGCAGGTTTACAGTATTCGCACTCGATCCAGAGCAGTTGAGATCTTTACCACATGTGCTAATCTCATCTGTGCGATTGATGAAGTTGCAAAGGTAAGGTTTCagtgaaatattttttctttctagttaaacaggtaacactttagacagtaaacacataaaaaaaaagaaatccatttaaaatgtttcttatttatagGAATCCTGACACAAATGTATCCggttttccacaaaaaatattaagcagcactactgTTTTCAGCACTGCTAATATAAGTAATGTTTCCTGAACACTAATTcatcatattggaatgatttttgaaggatcatgtgacactgaaacctggcgtaataactgctgaaaattcagctttatgtcacagaaataaattgcattttaaaataaattaaaatagaaaacagttattttaaattgcattaatatttctcagaattactgtatttatcaaatcaaataaatgcagcattgggtagtaaagagacttctttcaacaacaaaaaaatcaaccccaaagttttgaactgtagtgtatacattttaatgtctatttgtatttgtattgagttaacattaaactaaattaatactTGCAGTGGAACTTGTGACTTCGTAATACCTTATACTTCACAGTACATACTAAAGGTGTAACTgacattttaaacaattatatttGATTTTAGGGTGCTGCCAACACTCTGATCTTCCCGGTGGTGCAGCAGTTCACTGAGGCCTTCATACAGGCCCTGCAGATTCCAGATGGTCCCACTTCAGATAGTGGTCTGAAGATGGAAGTGCTAAAGGTGACTAGCTGTTGCATCatgcaaaaaaaactttttaccctCATGACATGATGtgaaatgaaattattaataGTTATCTCTTCATAGGCAGTGACGGCTCTTGTGAAAAACTTCCCCAAACCCATGGTGTCCTCCATGCAACAGATTCTACCTATCGTATGGAACACCTTGACAGAAAGTGCCTCTTTATATCCATTCAATGACAGATTTTACTACTAGTATCACCATCGAAAAAAaggttcacccagaaatgaatatTTTCTCTCATACTCAAGCCAtcaaaaatgtagatgagtttttgtcTGAATCATAACAGATTTGGAGCATTACATGACTTGTTCAGCATttgttcctctgcagtgaatgggtgcagtcagaatgaCAGTTCAAACAGCttataataacatcacaataatccacaagtaatccaaacgACTCCAGTCTATAAGTTAACATCTTAGAAAGTGAAAAGATGTctgtaataaaaactaaaactaaaaactcattaagatgtttttaaccttAAAATAGTTCATTAACATCCATACTATTGCTTTTTCCATCTTGGAAATCTTAGGGTGAGCAAATAAAAATTTTCGGGTAAACTGTTCTTTAATGTCTCAATGACCTTTAATGactttttttgatgtttttatcggTGGCAGTTATTTCAGAAAGAAAATTGAAGTATTTTTCTTAACCAAGCACGCACTTATGTGAGAACTGAGGTCAACTACACAGAAGAAGTAGACGATCCAATTGACTCAGATGGTATGTGGCACTAGATTTTTGCAAGAACTGATCATTGTTATCAGACTAGTTTAGTAAGCGCTGAGCGCTGTTAATTGATTGTCACAGGTGAGGTCCTTGGCTTTGAGAACCTCGTCTTCAGCATCTTCGAGTTTGTCCACACGCTGCTGGAGAACAAGAAGTTCAAGAGCACAGTGAAGAAAGCCCTACCAGAGCTCATATATTACATCATCCTCTACATGCAGATCACGGAGGATCAGGTTTGTGGGCATTGTGAGTGTGTCATGTGTCTTTTTTTATAGCCTTTATCTTCATGTTCTCATCCATCTCACAGATCAAGGTATGGACAGCCAATCCACAGCAGTTTGttgaagatgaggatgatgacACATTCTCTTATTCAGTCCGGATATCTGCTCAGGATTTGTTGCTGGTGAGAGCACAGAGAGTTTGTTTGTAggtgttgtgtttaaatgttttctctCCTTTATGCTTAATGCATTCTTTTGTCCATCAGGCTGTTGCTGCTGAGTTTCAGAACGAGAGCGCTGCTGCTTTAGCCGCGGCTGCAACACGGCACCTACAAGAGGCAGAGCAAGCCAAGAACACAGGCAGTGAACACtggtaaagaaagaaaaacatcctCTGTCACAACTAAACTTGTAGCCTTTTTACACATTTgccaaatgtaaataaaacactaGAAAAAAGATACTACTTTTATATGTTCAGTTGCATGTCATGTGATCATTAGCCAACATCAGAGAAccataaacatgcaaatgtgttaaatCATTGAAGTATTACCCTTATGTCTGGTGGTACTTCTAGTAAAAGGGGTTCGGCTGACAAAAAATGATTGGGAGCTCCTGCCTTACATCAGTATCTCCATGAATATGCAGGTGGAAGGTGCATGAGGCTTGCATGCTGGCCCTGGGGTCAGTCAAGACCATCATCACTGAGAATGTGAAAAACGGTCGTGTGCATTTCGATATGCATGGATTCCTTGCCAATGTCATTCTTGCTGACCTCAATTTACCAGGTAACCTTGttctaaagtttcattttgatctTATGTCAGTTTATGGCCTGATTGTAGACCTGTGGATGTGATCCCCCATGTTTTTTCATTCCCAGCAGCCTCTCCATTCCTCTTGGGTCGGGCCTTATGGGCAGCCAGTCGCTTCACTGCAGCAATGTCCCCAGAGCTCATTCAGCAGTTCCTCCAGGCCACTGTGAGTGGTCTACATGAGAGCCAGCCACCCTCTGTCCGGATCTCTGCTGTGAGAGCCATCTGGGGGTAGGACTTTCATTTCCAGTCTCTCATGTGCAGTGTTTAATCATTTGCGCCAAACGGTATGGTTGTTATttgcagttattttttatttatttattatatctttTTCACTATTTAAGCctgaaattaatttaatacacttTCAAATGAGAAATGGCTTGGGCTGCTCTTAAGCAGGAATCTTATTTGGTTCTACACCTTTTACAGGATTCTCACGCATCCTGGAAATCACATGGAAAATGAAAGAATATGTTGAATGtcctggaaaattattattttaaaagatatgaTTGTGTTTCCTTTAGCCAAGAGCCAACCGTTTACCACTTTCCCTAAGCAAATGTTAGTACCgtgtttttcggactataagtcacacctgagtataagtccatcagtccaaaaatacgccatgatgagggaaaaaacatataagtcgcactggactataagtcgcatttatttagacccaagaaccaagagaaaacattaccgtctacagccgcgagagggatttctggcagcatagagcgccctctcgtggctgtagaccgtaatgttttctcttggttcttgggttccgacttatagtccggaaaatacggtaatagaaAACTTTTGAACGGCCATAAATTTGGACCCACCTGTTTTCTCTTTTCAtattgcctctgtataatgcatattaaagtagtaTTTCTAGGCACAACCAAaaaatttaatcaatttaatttaattaacagacacttttatccaaagcgacttacagtgcattcaggctaacattttttacctaacgtgttccctgggaatcgaacccacaacctgcAATACTTAATTGAAACATATTTGAAGGATACATgccaatatttttacattttctttattattatttttagcattAATAAGGGActgatttaatttttcattttcaaatagttgaataaaataattaaatagtttCTTGTACAATACACTTAAGAACTCATATTAAAGAGCTGAACCTAAAAATATCTTGAGAAAtgtacatatgtgaccctggaccacaaaaccagtcgtaagtcgctggggtatatttgtagcaatagccaaaaaaatttgtatgggtcaaaatgattgttttttcttttatgccaaaaatcaattttgaaaaatttatacTAACAGTAATGACATTTAGAaaagtttatttcaaataaatgctggtaaTGTGAACTCTGGTAATCAAcaaataatgaatgtttttttttatttccacaaAAAGAGTGATCCCTCTTTATATCGGTTTCACAGGTACTGTGATCAACTCAAGTTGTCGGAGAGTACTCACGTCCTGCAGCCCTTCCTGCCCAGTGTCTTGGAAGGGCTGGTGCAGCTCGCGGCTCAGTTCAGCTCTGAAGTTCTCACTTTAGTCATGGAAACCCTCTGTATTGTTTGCACCGTGGATCCGGCTTTCACCACGAGTGCTGAGAACAAGATCTGCCCACTCACTATTGCCATCTTCCTTAAGTACAGTAATGGTACGATTATTTTATAGTCGACAGCCAGTATCATTTCTAATTTGGAAAATTACTGTTGGCTTATCATGTttgctttttcttttctgttaGATCCTGTTGTAGCGTCTTTAGCGCAGGACATCTTCAAAGAGCTTGCCCAGATTGAAGCCTGCCAAGGACCCATGCAAATGCGCCTCATTCCTACTCTTGTTAGCATTATGCAGGCACCGCCTGATAAAATCCCATCTGGCCTTTGTTCTGTAAGTTAAAGTTCTACATTTGTTCTACTTCTTACTGTAATTTGTAAGTAATACATATTTTTGGTTCCTACAGACATCCATAGATATCCTAACAACGGTTGTTCGTAACACTAATCCCCCGCTGACTGACATGCTGGTGTGCCAAGCTTTTCCTGCAGTGGCCCAATGCACTCTCCGCACAGATGACAACACCACAATGCAGGTAGCATCATTGTCCTAGAAACAAATCCGATAGGTCTTTTCAGAGTCCTCATGTCAGTTGGTATCTAACTCTCATCGTTGTTGATTTTCCCAGAATGGCGGTGAATGCTTAAGGGCCTATGTGTCTGTGGCGCTGGAGCAGATTGCCCAGTGGCAAGATGAGCAAGGCCACAGTGGCCTGTGGTATGTCATGCAGGTTGTCAGTCAGCTCCTGGACCCCCGCACATCCGAGTTCACCGCTGCTTTTGTAGGTCGTCTGGTGTCCACTCTTATTACCCGTGCTGGCACTCAGTTGGCTGACCAGCTGGACCAAATACTCCGTGCTATTCTCAGCAAGATGCAGCAGGCCGAGACCCTCAGTGTGATGCAGGTAGGGTTGGATTGATACCAGAATTTTGGTCTAGGTGCAATACCACAATGCTGATAGAAACGTAATACTTTTTCAAACTAAAGCTTGGAGGCGACTGTGgagaaaataatttcttaaagtGCATTTTCAGGGCTGTCAAAGTTAATATGTTGACTTTAAATGTTGAGAAGTTATGTTAGGACAGGTACAGAAATAGCTCTCACTTAATAAGCtaataataacttttataaataCAGGGTTTTACCTGGGTCAAAATTGGTCTTCGGTGGTGGCTGACCGACATGGTCATCCACACACAACAAAGAGTACCCTAGTACCCACATGATCCcaatattgacaataaatgttacatttaaaataaatacaaagaaacagttagtgattttttttcttatcctatttattaatgaaaaaaattatcactGTCATCCTTTCTTGCCCTCTTGTCCACAGCAAAAAAAGCTGTGATTTTTCTACGACTGGCTTTCATAGTTTAGAAAGATAAAATCCTTTTTTGATAGacctgataattattttagtataatcatatcaattaaaaagtagcattaaaaattttaagaaaattaGCAGCTAGCTACCAACAGCTTGCTTTGTGCTTTCATCTAGTTTCATCTCACTCCAGTCTaactttaaatgattttataggTTATTTACTTACACATTGTCATATGCCTATTTATTAATGCTAAATTTTACTAAACACTCTTGATAAATGGTTCTACTTTCTCATTTCAGATGTGTATGTTCTTCTAAGAAGTAATGATTTGTTATACACTGATTCAGACACTGACGGGCAGACCAATTGCTTTAACCATTCATTATAATGATTCggctcaaaggagtcattaggtcGTGATAGCGGACGTGTTGTGTGGGAATCCTGGCTGTTACATTGCGAAAGATTTgtcaacacactcacacacacacatacaaataacacttaataactatatatatatatatatatatacattttttgcgTTTATTTAAAGTTATGTCAGCTGCATGTGTGGAATGCTTGTCACAAGTTGTAAGAAAAGATAAGACAAATTTTGTTTTGACTGCAATTCACACCCAGCGGTAATTCAGCAAAAATATTTTCCGAATGCACCACGTGAAACATGTATTCGGCCTTCCGAATAAGTTAACGTACACCTTTACAGATTAAAATTACAAAGTGGGGTGGGGGAAaatcacacaataaaatatttgtattatattagaaTGGAGTTTTTCAGCATTTACATTAATCTTCTTCATTGATCTGTCAacgtttatatagcacattaaatatagttactactaaatacatttaaatacatttactactaaaataaagattatttattatcattgttaCCTAATGCCTTAACTAATGCTGTTTACAAAtacaatcatattattttaagtGGGTAAAAGCCAAGTTCACAAATATCAGGGTGCAGGACCCATCCTTTCTATAATTATATCCAAACTAGTTACAATAAGCCAATAAACCAGgtattatttagaatattttaaacaaacacatttctCGACGTAACGTTAGCCTTTAATAAAACTGCAGCGGATCTAATCTATTAAACAGTGGCAAAGTAAACAagcatttagatattttaagaGAAAGACAAAGGTATTTTAGCTGTTGATTTGCTTATGAAAAACGTTTATTCTTGCTAGCCTTTTTAACTCCATCTGACCGTCAAAGTAACAATAGCGTGTTAAGCAATATGCACCATTaaagttttgtcgtggccacattAAGGCAGTAAATGCGATGTTCACATGGAAATCATCGTTGTGTGAGCTTACCTTACGGCACGAACCCAGAGTCTCCGCTGGGTAACATTGGATGGAAAACGGTAAACCAAGCGTCTTTCATTCGACGACTTGTGCTTGCATCTCGGGACGCTTCTCGATGATGACGTCTAAAGTCCCTGCCAAAGGATGTAGTCCCCtttagcaacttgttagcaaccaccgtttttaagacacaataaagttttaaaaaatcacaagcaAGTTAtaactggtgtgttttatgtcatagatcaaaacgtgaaaatatttagaggctttgttaaccacagaccttatttcagccGATTTAGCAAAAACCCATTCTAAAAACCCATAGACTTTAGGGCGAGGGAACCCGTAGTGCTAAAATGCTATCTCACTTCCGCGTTTTGGCCTACAAAGTGACGTCATAACTTTGGCACTCTATTAG encodes the following:
- the LOC132119490 gene encoding importin-9-like, which encodes MAGMNASGPGPVSTLDQVDKGLKETLIDALNAILSPVQEVRSAAEERIKVLEVTEEFGVHLAELTVDPHGALAIRQLASVILKQYVETHWCAQSEKYRPPETTEWAKAAIRELLPSGLREAISKVRSSVAYAVSAIAHWDWPEAWPGLFKLLMDMLASGDVNAVHGAMRVLTEFTREVTDVQMPDVAPVILPQMYKIFTMAEVYSIRTRSRAVEIFTTCANLICAIDEVAKGAANTLIFPVVQQFTEAFIQALQIPDGPTSDSGLKMEVLKAVTALVKNFPKPMVSSMQQILPIVWNTLTESACTYVRTEVNYTEEVDDPIDSDGEVLGFENLVFSIFEFVHTLLENKKFKSTVKKALPELIYYIILYMQITEDQIKVWTANPQQFVEDEDDDTFSYSVRISAQDLLLAVAAEFQNESAAALAAAATRHLQEAEQAKNTGSEHWWKVHEACMLALGSVKTIITENVKNGRVHFDMHGFLANVILADLNLPAASPFLLGRALWAASRFTAAMSPELIQQFLQATVSGLHESQPPSVRISAVRAIWGYCDQLKLSESTHVLQPFLPSVLEGLVQLAAQFSSEVLTLVMETLCIVCTVDPAFTTSAENKICPLTIAIFLKYSNDPVVASLAQDIFKELAQIEACQGPMQMRLIPTLVSIMQAPPDKIPSGLCSTSIDILTTVVRNTNPPLTDMLVCQAFPAVAQCTLRTDDNTTMQNGGECLRAYVSVALEQIAQWQDEQGHSGLWYVMQVVSQLLDPRTSEFTAAFVGRLVSTLITRAGTQLADQLDQILRAILSKMQQAETLSVMQSLIMVFAHLVHSQLEPLLEFLCSLPGPTGKPALEFVMAEWMSRQHLFYGQYEGKVSAVALCKLLQHSLNTNDKRLQDIVVKGDEIFNPDEGICTRSKSAKNPQRWTNIPLLVKIFKLIVNELSSVVEANANRANPGDWSQDSGGMWDDLAEDEEEEDEGLAGQLLSDLIASNKYDDDYYEDDDEDDPDALKDPIYQIDLQASYLASTLKYYCNQTSYLH